Below is a genomic region from Paraburkholderia sp. BL23I1N1.
TAAGCATCACCCCAGAAGGCGCAGCCTACTACGAACGCTGCGCGCAAATCCTCGCCGACATCGACGAAATGGAAGCGAGCCTCCGTCACTCGACGGATAACCTCACCGGCCGCCTGCGCATTGAAATGCCCGGCGCGGTAGCAAGCGCCATCGTCCTGCCGGCACTGGACGACTTCCACGCCCGCTACCCGAACCTCGATCTCGCGATCGGCATCAGCAACCGCACCGTAGACCTGATCTCGGAAGCAATCGACTGCAGCATCCAGCTAGGCGATTTGCCGGATTCAAATCTGGTCGCACGGCAATTAGGCACGCTAGAACACGTGACATGCGCAAGCCCGGCCTATCTGGCCCGCCACGGCACGCCCACCGGTCTCGACGATCTGCGCGGACACGCTGCCGTCAATTGCATGTCGCCGCATAACGGCCGCGAAGTCGACTTCGATTTCGAAGTGGACGGCGAAGCGCAAAACGTCAAGGTCAGAGGCTTCGTCAAAGTAAGCGACGAGCAGGCTTACCTCACCTGCGGATTGCAAGGCCTGGGCCTGATCCAGCCCGCGCGAATCGCCGCACAGCCCTACCTCGATTCGGGACTGCTGCGCGAAGTTCTACCGCAATGGAAACCCGTACCGATGCCGGTTTCGGTCGCGTATGTGAAGAACCGCCGCGTGTCGCCGCGCGTGCGCGCCTTCGTCGACTGGCTCGCGGAGTTGTTCGAGCAGACCGAACACGTCGATCAGGACCTGTCGCGCGTCCGTCAATTGTTGCGTGGTCTGCATCCCGCCTGAGGCGGGTTTCATGCAGGCCCGCAACATCGCGGCCGCGTTAGTTCGGAAGCCTCACCATCAGCGGCACCAGACGCGTCAAGAAATCAACAAAGAAATTGAAAACCTCGGACTGTCGAAGCGTTTGACGATCGCCCTCTTCTACACACCTGCCGGCGGCGAACGAATGTAAGCGGTCGACTTGCCGTCATTGGCGCCGAACCTCATATTCACATCCACTTGTTCATCCACCGTCCGCGCCGCAAACGAGCACCCCAAGTGGATCCGTCTGTGCATTGAGATCACCGCCGCCAGATTCGTTGGACTACCCGACGAACAACCGCCCACCACCGAAGGCAGGATCGCTGACCAGCACCTGCCGTCCAAAGAAACGCCTGGCACCCCACCGTACGTCACAGCCCCCGCCGATCTACCAGTGCGCAACCGGTTGCGATTCAGCTTTGCAACGGCGACGAGCGGCCCGCGGTTGCTTGACGCGAACCAACGCGGGATCGACGTGTTTGTGGAAGATAAGACGCAGGTCAGCGATGGTCAGACACCGCGCGGAATACGAGCCTGGTTGCCGCGAGTCACGAAGACGCGCGGCACAGTGCCTGAACTTACGGCTGGCGCGCCTGAGGCGCCGCCCCCGGACAAGCCGGATCTTTACCCCAATGTCCGTCGCACACGCGCCAGCGGCATAACTGGTCTTCAAAGAAGCCGCGTTGTCCGCACTCTTTCACGCGTTCAGCCAGCTTGGCGTTTCCAGGGGCCGCGGATGCACTGATCTTGGTGGCCGTGCTGCCGTCGGCCGCTTTCGTGTCGGCCGGTTTGGTCCTTGCCACGAGCGCAGCCAATAGATCGGCATCCGAATCATCTTTCGAAGCATTACCGGCCGTGCGCGGCTTCTTCGTTTGAGCGACCGCAGTCGGTGCGCTTGCGTGATGATTGCTCGCGGTCGCGGTCTCCTTCTTGCCGTGCGCCGCCGTCGCCGTATCGTGTTTCGCATTGCTGGCGAGAGCCGTTGCGCTCTTACCGTGCTTCGCCGCCGGCACTGTGACCGCCGACGCAGCCGTTGCGGACGCAGCCGTTGCGGACGCAACCGGTGTGGACGCGTTGCTCGGCTCAGCACCATCCGCAAGCGCGCGCGATAAACGGCTTTCATCGCCGCTTGCAGGCGCACTCGCGGATGCCGCGGGCGTCTTGCTATCGCTGTCGTCAGCCACGATCGTGGCCGCTTGCGACGAAGCCGCGGCCGGCGCACCCACTTTCGCGGTTACCTGCGGCGCACCGCTTGCGGCAGACGCCGGCACGGCGACTTTCCCGGCACTGGTCGGCGTAGCCGATGCGAGCGACTCGGTCTGCGCACGCTGCTGCATATGCCACGCCCCCCAACCGCCGGCTGCGATCACCAGCAAGGCGACCAGCACAAGCGGCGTTTTGGACCGGCGTGGTTTATCGGTAGGCGGCTCGACGCGGCCTTCCAGGTTCGCAAGAATTCGCGAACCATTGCCATCGGCGCCCTTAGCCTTATCGGATAACAGGCTAGGTGGGGCTTTGGAATTCGAACTTTCCGGCGCACTCATTCACTGTCTCATTGAATCCTGGATTATTTCGCCGTGATAATACCGTTCCGGCTCCTCTCCGAGCAGGCCTGATTCTAAGAGCAAGCATTACAAAATACAATTGTTTCCAATTTCCGGGGTCGACTTTGATTGCCGTAGTACTTCTCGCCTATTTCGCCATTGCCGTTGTGATCGCCGCAATGCTCCTATTGCCGGCGGTACGCGCCTCTTTATTAGGCGCCGCACTCGCCATTCACGGCCGCGTTATGCGTGGGGCATCGCAAGGTGCAGCACGTGCTCGTGGTCAATTAGCACGTTCGGCAAAAATTTCGCAATCGACTGCAGTCGATATGCAAAAGTTACTGGCAAAGCGGCGCTTGCTGATTTTTACCACCACAGGTATTCTTGCGACGCCGCCATTGGTGGCATTGGCTTTACGCGGCAGGCAATTATTCCAATTCGATGACACTGCAAGAGTACCGGACGAAAAAATTGCCGCGTTATTGAATGGCGAACAGCTCGTGCCCCCGCCGCCGTTGCCGCCCGAGGTATTTGCAACGCGGGAAGTGGAGCAGATCCGGCCCGCGCTGAAAGACGCGAGCCGTGACTGGAATCTGCTCGACGCCGATTTCAGAACGCGTTTATTGCTCGTGTACAAAATCATGCACGAGCAATACGGTTATGAAATGGCATTGCTGGAAGGTTATCGCAGTCCGGAGCGGCAAAACCGCCTGGCGCAAATGGGGGGCAACGTCACGAATGCCGCAGCGTTTCAGAGCTATCACCAATACGGTCTTGCCGCGGACAACGCGTTTTTGCGCGACGGCAAGCTCGTCATTTCAGAAAAAGATCCCTGGGCCATGCGAGGTTATCAGTTATACGGACAGACGGCCGAACAGGTCGGCCTGACGTGGGGTGGCCGCTGGAAATTGATGGATCTCGGGCACGTTGAATATCACAAGCCCGGTTTCGTCCTGGGGCGCGGTCATTAAGGCAAGGCGGGCAATAAAGAGGTTGCAATGGGGCGTTCAATCAATATTTCTGGCAAAAGGCGGCAATGCCGCGTGCATAACGGCATTCGTCCAGTCGCCATTGGCGGGACATCCTATGGCGGATTTAACAATTCGCCCGCATTCACCTTCGCCTGAATATGCTTTCATTTTGTTTCAAACGCGGCGCCGGCAGATTTTGCCCGCGCTCGCGTCTTGCTGTTTGCCACACACGCGCCACAACACACATCACCAAGACCTGAACGGCTTATGCGACGCATTCTTAACGTGTTGACCCATACACGCACGCTCTCGATCATCGGCTTGCTCGCGCTCGCTGCTGTTTTATTCATCGGCGCCGATACCTTGCAGATCGACATGATGTGGCCTGCCATCGTGCTCGGCGCGGTGATCGCACTATGGCTGCTGCTCTGGGTGGTGCGCCGCCTGCGCGCGCGGCGCGCGAACGACAAGCTCGGCGAAATGCTCGAGCAACAAGCCGAAAAGCAGACCGAAACCGGCCCCGCGCCCACGCCCGCGCGCCAGGCCGAACTCGACGTCTTGCGTACGCGCCTCGTAGACGCGGTGAAAACGATCAAGACCTCGAAGATCGGTCAGATGTCCGGCGGCTCGGCGCTGTATGAGTTGCCCTGGTACATCGTGATCGGCAACCCGGCTGCGGGCAAGAGCAGCGCCGTGCTGAATTCCGGCCTGCAATTTCCTTTCGCCGAGAAGAACAACGCGGTAATTCACGGTATCGGCGGTACACGGAATTGCGACTGGTTCTTCACCACGGAAGGCATTCTGCTCGACACCGCCGGCCGCTATTCCGTGCACGAAGAAGACCGCACCGAGTGGCTCGGCTTCCTTGGCCTGCTCAAGCGCTTCCGGCCGAAGGCGCCGATCAACGGCATCATCGTCACGGCGAGCATTGCCGAGTTGACCAGCAGCAAGCCCGAGTTCGCGATCAATCTCGCGAAGAATCTGCGCCAGCGCGTGCAGGAGTTGACCGAGAAGCTCGAAGTGTTCGCGCCGGTGTATGTGATGTTCACCAAGGCCGACCTGATCACAGGCTTCACCGAATTCTTCAGCGGCAGCGAGCGTCACGAGTACGACCGCGTGTGGGGCGCCACCCTGCCCTACGAACCCGACGAAAAGCGCGACGTGGTGGGCCTCTTTGACGAACACTTTGAAGAGCTCTACGACGGCCTGAAAGAAATCAGCGTTGCGCAGATGTCGATCAGCCGCGGCAACAAGCTCTCGCCGGGTCAGTTGAGCTTCCCGCTCGAATTCTCGACGATCAAGCCCGCCTTGCGCGCGTTTCTCGCCACGTTGTTCGAAACCAACCCGT
It encodes:
- a CDS encoding LysR family transcriptional regulator codes for the protein MIDRITAMRTFIRIVDTNSFTRAAESLDIPRATATTIVQNLEALLGTALLTRTTRRLSITPEGAAYYERCAQILADIDEMEASLRHSTDNLTGRLRIEMPGAVASAIVLPALDDFHARYPNLDLAIGISNRTVDLISEAIDCSIQLGDLPDSNLVARQLGTLEHVTCASPAYLARHGTPTGLDDLRGHAAVNCMSPHNGREVDFDFEVDGEAQNVKVRGFVKVSDEQAYLTCGLQGLGLIQPARIAAQPYLDSGLLREVLPQWKPVPMPVSVAYVKNRRVSPRVRAFVDWLAELFEQTEHVDQDLSRVRQLLRGLHPA
- a CDS encoding M15 family metallopeptidase, whose translation is MIAVVLLAYFAIAVVIAAMLLLPAVRASLLGAALAIHGRVMRGASQGAARARGQLARSAKISQSTAVDMQKLLAKRRLLIFTTTGILATPPLVALALRGRQLFQFDDTARVPDEKIAALLNGEQLVPPPPLPPEVFATREVEQIRPALKDASRDWNLLDADFRTRLLLVYKIMHEQYGYEMALLEGYRSPERQNRLAQMGGNVTNAAAFQSYHQYGLAADNAFLRDGKLVISEKDPWAMRGYQLYGQTAEQVGLTWGGRWKLMDLGHVEYHKPGFVLGRGH